A single window of Tolypothrix sp. NIES-4075 DNA harbors:
- a CDS encoding TIGR04222 domain-containing membrane protein, producing the protein MLRKDIPNSEAETPIYRLIGILGVLVVMVAIAIPASSLIANMYGPHFLVLYGCVITITLFVSARLVQSSKNQALPLIPTALDPYEIAYLDTGEIGVVEVAVIDLIQSGYLQVINKELIKIGDNRLEPSSLTLIQRQVYDWFSTPRTANEMYFLRSLTEKVQPYCTVYQQSLQNEQLLNSDQIKARKWQIALIGTLIILGLGGFKLIVALVHGRHNVGYLILMGILSLYFLIHICKLAQRRSPLGEVYLKQLKETFWQLKQKVKTVVASEVDYNLVVALFGITALAGTQYEYYQKISSPNTVKPNSRTTRTNSSSSSSSSSGCSSCCSTSGNCFGEISSSSGSSCGSSCSSSGGSSCGSSCGGSSSDSSCSSSGGSSCGSSCGSSCGGGCGGGCGG; encoded by the coding sequence ATGCTGCGTAAAGACATCCCAAACTCAGAAGCAGAAACGCCGATATATAGGCTGATTGGTATTTTGGGTGTATTAGTGGTGATGGTAGCGATCGCTATTCCAGCATCCAGTCTGATTGCAAATATGTATGGTCCGCACTTTCTGGTGTTGTATGGTTGTGTTATTACCATCACCTTGTTTGTCAGCGCAAGGCTTGTGCAATCAAGCAAAAATCAAGCTTTACCGTTAATTCCCACAGCATTAGATCCTTACGAAATTGCCTATTTAGATACTGGAGAAATCGGAGTTGTCGAGGTAGCTGTTATTGACTTGATACAAAGCGGTTATTTGCAAGTTATCAATAAAGAGTTGATTAAAATTGGGGACAATCGTCTTGAGCCATCAAGCCTAACATTAATACAGCGTCAGGTATATGACTGGTTTTCTACCCCACGCACAGCAAACGAGATGTATTTTTTGCGATCGCTAACCGAAAAAGTACAGCCTTATTGCACAGTTTATCAACAAAGTTTGCAAAATGAGCAACTTCTCAATTCTGACCAGATTAAAGCAAGAAAATGGCAGATTGCTTTGATAGGGACATTAATTATTCTAGGTTTGGGTGGCTTCAAGTTAATAGTAGCTTTAGTACACGGACGCCATAATGTCGGTTATCTCATCCTTATGGGCATTTTGTCGCTGTACTTTCTCATTCATATTTGCAAGCTAGCACAACGTCGGAGTCCCTTAGGTGAAGTTTATCTCAAGCAACTTAAGGAAACCTTCTGGCAGTTAAAGCAAAAAGTAAAAACTGTCGTCGCTTCGGAAGTTGACTACAACTTGGTTGTCGCACTTTTTGGCATCACCGCACTTGCAGGAACTCAGTACGAGTACTATCAAAAAATATCTTCACCCAACACTGTTAAGCCTAATAGTAGAACTACTAGGACTAATTCAAGTTCAAGTAGTAGTTCCAGCAGTGGGTGTAGTAGCTGCTGTAGTACTTCTGGCAATTGTTTCGGCGAAATTTCTTCTAGTAGCGGAAGTTCCTGCGGTAGTAGCTGTAGTAGTTCCGGTGGAAGTTCTTGCGGAAGTTCTTGCGGTGGAAGTTCTAGCGATAGTAGCTGTAGTAGTTCCGGTGGAAGTTCTTGCGGAAGTTCCTGCGGAAGTTCTTGCGGTGGGGGTTGCGGTGGGGGTTGCGGTGGTTAG